The Archangium primigenium genomic interval TCGGCCGTCCGGGGACCGAGGTGTGGGCGGAGATCTGGGACATCATCGGGCCCATGTTCGACCACGTCATGGACACCGGCGAGGCGACCTGGTCGGAGGATCAACTCCTGCCCCTGCACCGCTTCGGCTACACCGAGGAGTGCTACTTCTACTACTCCTACAGCCCCGTGCGCGGCGAGGACGGCCGGGTCGAGGGCATCTTCACCGCCGTCACCGAGACCACCTACCGCGTGCTCGCCGAGCGCCGCGAGCGGCTCTTGCGCGAGGTGTCCGAGCGCACCGCCCAGGCGCGCTCGGACGAGGAGGCGTGCACCGCCGCCCTGCGCACGCTCGCGGCCCTGCCCACCGAGATGCCCTTCGGGCTCGTCTACCTCTACGACGAGGCCACGCACCAGGCGCGCCGGGTGGACCAGATCCAGCTGGAGGGGCGCGCGGCGCTGGCCCCCGAGCGGATCGACCTCGCGGCCCCTCCGGACGCGGCCTGTCCGTGGCCGCTGGCCGAGGTGCTCGCCCGGGGCGAGGCGGTGGCCGTGACGGGCCTGGCCGCGCGCCTGTCCCCCCCGCTGCCGGGAACGCCCTGGCCCGAGCCCATCGAGGAGGCGCTCGTCACCCCCATCCTGGGCGCCCGTCCGGGCGTGCCCCACGGCTTCCTGGTGACGGGCATCAGCCCGCGCCGGCGGCTGGACGCCGCCTACCGCACGCTGTTCGAGCGCGTGGCGGGCCACATCTCCACGGCCATCGGCAACGCGCGGGCCTACGAGGTGGAGCGCAAGCGGGCCGAGCAGCTCGCGGAGATCGATCGGGCCAAGACGGCCTTCTTCTCCAACGCCAGCCACGAGTTCCGCACGCCGCTCACCCTCATGCTCGGGCCGCTGGAGGACATGCTCACCACGGCGCCCCCGGGCGCGGGCGCCCACACGCTGCGGATCGAGCGCCAGGGCCTGGAGCTGGTGCACCGCAACGGCCTGCGCCTGCTCAAGCTCGTCAACGTGCTCTTGGACTTCTCCCGGCTGGAGGCGGGCCGCGTGCGCGCGGCGTTCGAGCCGGTGGACGTGTCGGCCTACACCGCCGAGCTGGCGAGCACCTTCCGCTCGGCCATGGAGCGCGCGGGCCTCGCCTTCCACGTGGAGTGCCCGCCCCTGCCCGAGCCCGTGTGGGTGGACCGGGACATGTGGGAGAAGATCGTCCTCAACCTGCTGTCCAACGCCTTCAAGTACACGCTCCAGGGCGCGGTGACGGTGCGGCTGCGGTGGGTGGACGGGCTCGCCGAGCTGAGCGTGAGCGACACCGGCGTGGGCATTCCCGAGCGGGAGCTGTCGCGGGTGTTCGAGCGCTTCCATCGCATCGAGGGCCAGCAGGGCCGCACCCACGAGGGCACGGGCATCGGCCTGGCGCTGGTGCAGGAGCTGACCCGGCTGCACCAGGGCACGGTGGGCGTGGAGAGCCCGCCGGGGCGCGGCACCACCTTCACCGTGCGCCTGCCGCCTCGCGCCAACGCGCGCGCGCCCTCGCCGCCCCTGGGGAGCGTGACCCAGGCGCACCCCTCCCCGCGCACGTCCGTCTACGTGGAGGAGGCCCTGGGGCTGCTGCCCGGCGAGCCCCCGGCGGCCCAGGAGGCGTCGCTCCGGGGGGCACCGGGTGCCCAGGCGGCGCGGGGCGGCCGGATCGTGCTGGCGGACGACAACGCGGACATGCGCGACTACGTGCGGCGCCTGCTCACGGACGCGGGCTACGCCGTGCGGGCCACCGCGGATGGCGCCGAGGCCCTGGCCGCCATCCGCGCCACCGCGCCCGAGCTGGTGCTCTCCGACGTGATGATGCCCCGGCTGGATGGCTTCGGGCTGCTCGCGGCGCTGCGCGCGGATCCGGTCACCTCCTCGCTGCCCGTCATCCTCCTGTCGGCCCGGGCCGGCGAGGAGTCGTCCGTGGAAGGCATCGAGGCGGGCGCGGATGACTACCTCGTCAAACCCTTCAGCGCCCGGGAGCTGCTCGCGCGCGTGGAGGGCGCGCTGCGCCTGGCGCGCCTGCGCCGCGAGACGACCGAGACCCTGCGCCGCGCCAACGAGGAGCTGGAGCTCCAGGTCGCCCAGCGCACGCGCGAGCTCAACCGCATCTGGCAGGTGAGCCAGGACCACCTGCTCATCGCGGACGCCCAGGGCGTCTGGCTGCGGGTGAATCCCGCGTGGACGCGCACCCTCGGGTGGCGCGAGGACGAGCTCGTCGGCCGCACGTCCGCGTGGATGGAGCACCCGGACGACCGGGACAGGACGCGCCAGGAGATCTCCCTCCTCGCCTCGGGACGGACCACCTCCCGCTTCGAGAACCGCTTTCGTGACACCCAGGGCGCCTGGCACTGGTTCTCGTGGACGGCGGTGCCGGACGAGGGCGTGCTCTACTGCGTCGTGCGCGACGTGACCGAGGACAAGGCCCGGCAGGCGGAGCTGGAGCAGGCCCAGGCGGCGCTGCGCCAGAGCCAGAAGATGGAGGCGGTGGGCAAGCTCACCGGCGGCATCGCGCACGACTTCAACAACCTGCTCACCGGCATCAGCGGCTCGCTCGAGCTGCTCAAGCTGCGCGTGTCCCGCGGCGAGTACGACAAGCTCGATCGCTACGTCTCGGCCGCCACCAGCTCGGCGCAGCGCGCCGCGTCGCTCACCCACCGGCTGCTCGCCTTCTCGCGCCGCCAGTCGCTCGACCTCAAGCCCGTGGACATGAACGCCCTGGTGGAGGGCATGGGGGAGCTGCTCGGGCGCACGCTCGGCGAGCGCATCGCCCTGAAGGTGCACCCCGGCGCGACGACGTGGCGCGTGAACACCGACGCCCACCAGTTGGAGAACGCCCTGCTCAACCTGTGCATCAACGCGCGCGACGCCATGCCCGGGGGCGGCACCCTGACGATCCGCACGGGCCAGGCCCACCTGGACGAGCGCTTCACCCGACGGCACGAGGGGCTCGCGCCCGGCGACTACGTCGTCTTGTCCGTCACCGACACCGGCACCGGCATCCCCCCCGAGCTGCGCGAGCGCATCTTCGAGCCCTTCTTCACCACCAAGCCCATCGGCCAGGGCACGGGCCTGGGCCTGTCGATGATCTACGGCTTCATCAAGCAGTCCTCGGGACACCTGGAGCTGGAGAGCGAGCCCGGCCGGGGCAGCACCTTCTCCCTCTACCTGCCGCGCCACCGGGGCGAGGCGGAGGCCGCCGCCGCCAAGGAGGCCGAGGCCGCCCGAGGCACGGGGGAGACGGTGCTCGTCGTGGAGGACGATCCCGCGGTGCGCATGCTCGTGCTCGACGTGCTCGAGGAGCTGGGCTACCGGGCGCTGGAGGCCACCGATGCCACCTCCGCCCAGACGTTCCTGCGCGCCCCCGGGTGGATCGATCTCATGGTGTCGGACATCGGGCTGCCGGGACTCAACGGACGACAGCTCGCGGACCTGGCGCGCCAGCTGCGTCCGGACCTGAAGATCCTGTTCATCACCGGCTACGCGCAGAACGCCGACGTGCGCGGCGAGTTCCTCGGGCCCCGGATGGACATGATCCTCAAGCCCTTCGCCCTGGAGGCGCTCGCCAACAAGATCCGCGAGATGATCCTGTCGCGGTGAGCCTCAGGCGCCCCGCCGGACCTCGTCCCGCGCGGGGCCCAGGGCCTGACGCAGGGCCGTCGCCACGGCGGCCAGTTCCTCCAGACGCGTGCCCAGGGCGGCATCATCGGGCAGGGTCTCGAAAATCAAATTCACCCGACCCTTCTCGATGCGCACGAACTCATGCGCGCTCACGCTCAGCGCCAGCAGCGCCCGCCGGACGTCGGGCTCGCACAGCAGTTCCTGGGCCCGGGGCTGCTCCGCGCGGTCGCACAAGAACACGAAGTGCACGTCCAGTTCCGCGCGTCCCGACTTGAAGTACCGGTGTTGCTCGGCCTGGGTCCGGGTCCAGTCCCAGATCCTCGGAATGAGCTCGAAGTGTCGGGGCAGCTCCAGGCCCAGGTCGAGGTGCAGGGTGGGCCGCAGGCACACCATCCGCCCGCGCATGGCGTTCGATCGCATGCCCAGCCACACCAGCCAGCCCTGGTGCAGGTGCACGAAGGCGTCCTCCGCCGTGTCCTCGGGTTCGGGATGCCAGTGCAGCCGCTCGGCGAGCGCCTTCAGGGCGGCCCGCTGCTTCGCCTGCCCCAGCGTCTGCAGCCAGTACAGCACACCCGCCACCGCGATGACCGCCGCGGCGACGGCCAGCGCCACGACGAATTCCTCCAGGGTCGTGGGCAGCTTCGTTTCTCGCGCCATGGGCCCGGAGCATAGCGCGACCTGTCCCCGTCAGCCGCCCGCGCGGGCGCTCTTCTCGGGAGGGGCCTCCGCCAGGGCCACGCGCAGGGCGGACGCCACGGCGCGCAGGGACTCCAGGTGCGCGTGCAGGACGTCCGAGGGCAGCACGTCCCGAGTGAAGCTCAGGCACACCTGGTTCTTCTCGACGCAGGCCATGGCCGCCCCGCCGCCCAGGCGGGACAGGGGCTCGCGGACCGCCGGATGGAGCACCAGGGCCTGGGCGCGCGGGACGTCGGCGCACTGGAAGACGAAGCGCTTGTCGAGCACCGGGTCCTCCGCGGTGAAGATGCCCTCCAGCAGGCCGGACACGAGCGCGTCGTTCCACGAGCGGGGCGCGATCACGAAGCCCCGGGGCAGCTCGGCGCCCACGTCCAGGCGCAGCGTCGGCACGGACTTCTGGTGGCGCGAGCCCTTGCGCTCGATCTTGAAGCCCACCCACAGCCACTCCCCCCGGACCTCGCCCACGAAGGCGTCGCGGGTGCCGGGCGCCGTGTGGAGGTTCAGCTCGGTGGCGAGCACTTCCAGGGCCGAGCGCCAGTCCTCCTCGCGCAGCCGCTCGCGCAGGCTGAAGGCGATGAGGGCCCCCAACATCAGGGCCATGAGCCCCACCATCGCCACGGCGAGCGGGTTGAACGGAACTCCGAGAACGGTCTCCATGCGCCCTCCTAACCGACCCGCTGCCGGGGGGGCTCGGCCACCCCGCCGGTGGCCTCCAGGGCCGCGCGCAGGGCGGACGCCACGGCGCGCATCGCCTCGAGGTGCGCGCGCAGGGAGGCCTCGTCGTGCACCGCCCGCGTGAAGCTCAGGCCCACCTGGTTCTTCTCGATGAAGGCCACGGCGTCGTCGCTCCCGAGCCGGGACAGGGCCTCCCGCACCCCCGCGTCGCGCACGAGCGCCTGGGCCGGCGTGACGAAGTCGCATTGGAAGACGAAGCGCTTGTCGAGCACCGGATCCTCCGCGGAGAAGAGCCCCGGCAGTCCCACGCGATCCAGCACCCGGGTCCAGGCGCGGGGCACGGCCACGAAGTCCCGGGGCAGCGCCACGCCCACGTCCAGGCGCAGCGTGGGCAGGGTCTGCTCGTCCTCGGAGCCCACGGGCCGCGGCTGCAACCCCATCCACAGCCGCGTGTCCCGGTACTCGCCCTCGAAGGCGTCGCGTTCGCCGGGAACGGCGTCCAGCTCCAGGCGCAAGGAGAGCAGCTCCAGGGCCGAGCGCCAGGACTGCTGATGCCGCGCCTTGAAGCGCTGCCAGGCGAAGGTCCCCACCATCAGGGCGCCGAAGAGCAGCGTCGAGAGGGCGGTGGGCAGGTCGAGCGGAAGTCCGGGGAAGGTGTCCATGCCCGGCCCATCCTAGCCGACCCACGGCGCACGCCGCTCCGGGGCGGCGTCAGGCCGTGCTCAGAGCGGGGAGATCACGAACTGGATGAGGGCGGAGTTCTCGGTGCTGCCGTCCGGGGTGGCGCAGGCCACCAGGTCGCCGGTGGCGGGGATCGTCATCACCGCCTTGTTCCCGGCGAACCGTCCCGCCGTGATCGTCCCGGCCTTGACGGCCACCACCTGCCCGGCGTTCTGGACGTAGGTCTTCACGTAGGTGAACGTGCTCGTCTCGCCCGTGCTCCAGCGGATGAGCTGGGAGCCGGGAACCGCCTCCAGCGGCGCCGTGCTCAGGCAGCTCTGCTCCGCCGTGAACGCCAGCACGGCCGTGCCAGAGAAATTGGCGGGTGCCCCCAAGCCCACGCACGGGCCCATCTGCTGCTCGATGCGCGTGGAGACCTCCTGGGGCGTGAAGGTGAGCCCGGGCGAGAACGTGGCGTGCTCGGCCCCCAGGCAGGTCAGCAGGGTCAGGCCCGCGTGCGCCGCCGGCGCGTGCAACCCCAGGCCCCCGAGGCCCAGGGCGGCGAGAACGGAGAGGGCCTTCTTCCAGCACGGCTTCGAGCGCGACGAATGCGAGCGATTCATGAGGGCTCCTGGCGTGGAGACGAACGTCGCAACCCTTTATGGCCATCCCCGGAAATGCTTCAAGTCCAGGATTCCATGAAAAGTGGTTTGCTCAACGAAAAGGCCTTGGGACTGTTGGAAGCTCCCGAGGCGCGCCTCAGAAGGAGCCGCTGAGCAGCAGCCGCCCGCCGCCCGCGCCGAGCTGGGCGGACAGCCGGGCCTGGAGGCCCACGGAGCGCGGGGGCGGCGGGGAGGGCCGCTCGTCCGACAAGCCCAGCTCCGACGCGAGAACAGAAGAGAACGCATGGGTCTGGTGTCCCTGTTTCCTGGAACAGGGCCGTGAACTCCGGACGGCGTCCGGACGCGGTGTGGTGCGCTGAAAGGGAATCCCCCCCGGCACCACCCTACTCCAGGCGCGGCGCGCCCCCCAACCCCTCCGCGCCGACGAGCTGGGCCCGGGGCGCGCGGTGGGCGGCGAGCGTGGCCAGGCTCATGAGGAGCACGGTGCCCAGCCCCATGAGCCCCACCGCGTCCCAGTGGATGACGGGCTGGCCGCGCAAGGCCTGCATCCCCAGCACCAGGGTGAGGCCCAGCCACGCCACGCCCGCGGCGCGCACGATGGCCCGGTTCGCCCACTCCGAGCGCCGCGTGCGCCCGAGCAGCGCGGAGAGCAGCGGCAGTCCCTGCAGCGCGTGGATGCCGAAGAAGTGCGCGGGCCGCATGTCCCCCACCGTGGTGCTCCACCCCACCCCCGGCAGGCCCGGGCCCCCGTCCTCGCCCCCGAAGGAGTGTCCGCCCTGCTCGCTCAACGCGCGACCGGCCGCCAGCTCCGTGCGCTGCGCGCCATGGGGCACGCTCATGAAGAAGGCCAGGCCCATGCCCACCACCGACACCATGACGCCCAGCCGCAGCGCCGAGGCCAGGACGCCATCGCGCAGCCTGGCGCGCATCAACACGCCCGCGAGCACCATCATCGTCACCCACAGCACGACGACGGTGACGCCCATGCTGGCGGACAGCAGCCTGTCCAGGGTCGTGCCGACACTGAAGTGGCTGCGCATCCCCCGCGCCGCCTGGATCGTGATGACGGCCAGCTCCTGCAGGCCACACAGGGAGAGGATGAGGCCGATGGGGCGCAGGCGCCGCTCGGGGGACTCCAGGACATGGAACAGGTAGAGCAGCGTGACGTCGTAGATGGCCAGCGACGCGTAGAACTTGGTGGGCTTGAGCCACACGGGCTCGCCGACGAGCTGGCGCGGATCCACCGCGAGGCCGATGGCGGAGGCCACGAGCCCGAGCAGCATCGCCCCCGTGCCCAGGGTGAGCGCGGGAGACAGGGACCAGGCCCGGGACACCAGGCCACGCGGGGATGACATCGTCAGGGGGGCAGGCATGGGGGGCTCCACGACTAGGGCGAGGGGGAAAGCGCGGCGGCGGCGGCCACGGGAGGCAGCGGCGCCACGGGGGGCAGGAAGCGACGGGACACCAGGCGCACCAGGGCGTAGGCGAGGTAGCCCGAGGGCCCGAGCATGAAGGTCAGCACCAGGCACGGCACGACGAGCAGGTGCGGCAGGCCCCGGCGCTGGGAATCCGCGAGGATGACCCGGCCCACCAGGAAGTCGAACGCGAGGTAGTGCATCCACCCCGCCAGCATCATGCCCGGCAGGCTCAGCGCCTCGGTGATGTGGGCCAGCGTGTCGTACTGGCCGAGCAGGCCCGGCAGGTGCGGCCCCACCTTCACCAGGTAGAGCACGCCAATCACCAGCGGCAGCACGTCGCTCTCCAGCCACCAGCGCGTCACGCGGGCCCGGGGCGCCAGCAGCAGGGCCCCCCAGCCGAACAGCACCAGGGGGTTGAGAAGTCGCAACAGGAGTTCGTCCGTCATGTAGACAGCGTAAACACGCATGTTTCTCGTGTCAACATGAATGGCGCCGCGCGGGAGGGCCCCCTACCCGCCCGAGTCGGGCCGCTCGATGAAGCGGGCCACGAGCGCGCGCGTGCGGGGCGGCGCGAGCGGGGGCTCGGGGCGGCCCTCCTGGCGGGAGAGGTGCGCCTCCAGGTAGCCCTCGATGTCGGCGGTGCCGCCGTGCAGGTGCGCGGTGAGCAAGGCGCCCAGGGCCTCGGGCGAGCCCCAGCGGAACAGGGCCCAGGCGGCCTCGTCCGCCTCCGGCCAGCGCCGCTTCTCCCAGCTGTCGTCGCGCAGGCCCCGGGTGAGGAGCTCCACGTGCCCGGGCGCGTTCCAGTGTCCGAGCCAGCGCAGGGCCTCGGCGCGCAGCCAGGGCTCGTCGGACGTGTGCGCCGTGTGCCGCAGCGCCTCCCACCCCGCCGCCTCCCCGCGCCGCGCGAGCCCCGCCGCCGCGCGCACCCGCAGCAGGGGGTGCGCCGCGTAGCCCAGGGCCTCCAGCCGCGCCGTCCAGGCCGCGCCGGGGTCTCCCTCCAGGAGCAGCAGCCCCTCGAGCGCGAAGCAGCCCGCGACCGCGTCCGGGCCCTCCAGCGCGGCGAGGAAGAGCGGCCGGTCCTCCGGCTGGGGCGAGGCCGCGGCCTCCCGGAGCACGGTGTGCACGAGCGACGCGTTGGCGGGCCACGCGAGCGCCGCCCGGGCCCAGCGCAGCGCCGTGGGCCGCTCGTGGCGCAGGAGCTGCCGCGCCAGCGCGTCGCGGATCTCCAGCGCCACGGCGAAGTCGCACAACAGGCGCAGGCGCAACGCCCGGGCCTCGGGCCACTCCCCGAGCAGCGCCAGGGCCCGCTCGTACCCCTCCGGCGGCGGGACGAGCCCATAGGGCACGTTCAGCGCCACCCCCTGGGCCCGCACCACCTGCTCCAGCCGGCGCACGAGCCCCTCCGTCCCCAACGCCAGCAGGAGCGAGGGCACGGGCAGCCGCAGCGCCTCGGCCGCCTCGCGCAGGGCCTCCGGGTCCTCCCGCAGCAGCTGGTGCAGGGCTTCTTGGGGGAGCGCGTCCGCGGGCAGCCGGCGGGCCTCGGTGGACAGGAGCGCCCAGGACTCGGGCCGCGTCCACGTGGCGGCGGCCACCTGGAGGTTGCGCTCCGGGCCGCCGGGCTCGGCCTCGAGGGCGGGCCGATCCTCACGGCACCACTGGCCGTACAACCACCCCAGCACCGCGCCCGGCAGGGGCGTGGCCTGACGGCGGGACGCGAGCACCCAGTCCGTGCGCACCCAGGCGGACACCGCGCCGAGCCAGGGCACGAGCGCGGCCACGTCCGCCTCGCTCCGCGCCAGGTGCAGGCACGGGTACGGCTCCAACACGCCCTCCTCGAGCAGCCCCCGCAGCTCGGCGCCCTCGAGCCGCAGCCCCA includes:
- a CDS encoding ATP-binding protein yields the protein MSNSLGFLEGGGDMGALMRAKDWSQTPFGPVETWSVALRSAVGICLGSRFPIVLYWGPTRALIYNDAWSPVPGQKHPWALGRPGTEVWAEIWDIIGPMFDHVMDTGEATWSEDQLLPLHRFGYTEECYFYYSYSPVRGEDGRVEGIFTAVTETTYRVLAERRERLLREVSERTAQARSDEEACTAALRTLAALPTEMPFGLVYLYDEATHQARRVDQIQLEGRAALAPERIDLAAPPDAACPWPLAEVLARGEAVAVTGLAARLSPPLPGTPWPEPIEEALVTPILGARPGVPHGFLVTGISPRRRLDAAYRTLFERVAGHISTAIGNARAYEVERKRAEQLAEIDRAKTAFFSNASHEFRTPLTLMLGPLEDMLTTAPPGAGAHTLRIERQGLELVHRNGLRLLKLVNVLLDFSRLEAGRVRAAFEPVDVSAYTAELASTFRSAMERAGLAFHVECPPLPEPVWVDRDMWEKIVLNLLSNAFKYTLQGAVTVRLRWVDGLAELSVSDTGVGIPERELSRVFERFHRIEGQQGRTHEGTGIGLALVQELTRLHQGTVGVESPPGRGTTFTVRLPPRANARAPSPPLGSVTQAHPSPRTSVYVEEALGLLPGEPPAAQEASLRGAPGAQAARGGRIVLADDNADMRDYVRRLLTDAGYAVRATADGAEALAAIRATAPELVLSDVMMPRLDGFGLLAALRADPVTSSLPVILLSARAGEESSVEGIEAGADDYLVKPFSARELLARVEGALRLARLRRETTETLRRANEELELQVAQRTRELNRIWQVSQDHLLIADAQGVWLRVNPAWTRTLGWREDELVGRTSAWMEHPDDRDRTRQEISLLASGRTTSRFENRFRDTQGAWHWFSWTAVPDEGVLYCVVRDVTEDKARQAELEQAQAALRQSQKMEAVGKLTGGIAHDFNNLLTGISGSLELLKLRVSRGEYDKLDRYVSAATSSAQRAASLTHRLLAFSRRQSLDLKPVDMNALVEGMGELLGRTLGERIALKVHPGATTWRVNTDAHQLENALLNLCINARDAMPGGGTLTIRTGQAHLDERFTRRHEGLAPGDYVVLSVTDTGTGIPPELRERIFEPFFTTKPIGQGTGLGLSMIYGFIKQSSGHLELESEPGRGSTFSLYLPRHRGEAEAAAAKEAEAARGTGETVLVVEDDPAVRMLVLDVLEELGYRALEATDATSAQTFLRAPGWIDLMVSDIGLPGLNGRQLADLARQLRPDLKILFITGYAQNADVRGEFLGPRMDMILKPFALEALANKIREMILSR
- a CDS encoding HEAT repeat domain-containing protein, with amino-acid sequence MLTLVWSSRAPLCAQLLSFLDTLPVGAFDTRMRALRLLRLFGGAEQLPLVRRLLLDAGEPLPVRAWALEVGVSLGLRLEGAELRGLLEEGVLEPYPCLHLARSEADVAALVPWLGAVSAWVRTDWVLASRRQATPLPGAVLGWLYGQWCREDRPALEAEPGGPERNLQVAAATWTRPESWALLSTEARRLPADALPQEALHQLLREDPEALREAAEALRLPVPSLLLALGTEGLVRRLEQVVRAQGVALNVPYGLVPPPEGYERALALLGEWPEARALRLRLLCDFAVALEIRDALARQLLRHERPTALRWARAALAWPANASLVHTVLREAAASPQPEDRPLFLAALEGPDAVAGCFALEGLLLLEGDPGAAWTARLEALGYAAHPLLRVRAAAGLARRGEAAGWEALRHTAHTSDEPWLRAEALRWLGHWNAPGHVELLTRGLRDDSWEKRRWPEADEAAWALFRWGSPEALGALLTAHLHGGTADIEGYLEAHLSRQEGRPEPPLAPPRTRALVARFIERPDSGG
- a CDS encoding ABA4-like family protein, yielding MRVYAVYMTDELLLRLLNPLVLFGWGALLLAPRARVTRWWLESDVLPLVIGVLYLVKVGPHLPGLLGQYDTLAHITEALSLPGMMLAGWMHYLAFDFLVGRVILADSQRRGLPHLLVVPCLVLTFMLGPSGYLAYALVRLVSRRFLPPVAPLPPVAAAAALSPSP